A region from the Pseudomonas sp. KU26590 genome encodes:
- a CDS encoding NAD(P)H-dependent oxidoreductase → MAEPISGATPLEGYGKRILLIIGTPKSISLGHALAEAYAQGARSKGHVVRVLKLGEMDFDPVLRGGYESAQTLEHDLLEAQREVHWAQHLVFVYPVWWGGLPSLLGGFFDRVFMPGFAFKVHGRHHPSNELLKGRTAELLVTMDTPSRYFRWVFKAPAHRQMVRTILEFCGIKTTRLTEFSPVRSSTEEQRQQWIRDAEALGKR, encoded by the coding sequence ATGGCTGAACCCATCAGCGGCGCCACGCCACTGGAAGGCTATGGCAAACGCATTCTGCTGATCATCGGCACTCCCAAAAGCATCAGCCTCGGCCACGCGTTGGCCGAGGCTTATGCCCAGGGCGCGCGCAGCAAGGGCCATGTGGTGCGGGTGCTCAAGCTGGGGGAAATGGATTTCGACCCGGTGCTGCGCGGCGGCTACGAGTCCGCCCAGACGCTGGAGCACGACCTGCTTGAAGCCCAGCGCGAGGTGCACTGGGCGCAGCATCTGGTGTTCGTTTACCCGGTCTGGTGGGGCGGCTTGCCAAGCCTGCTCGGTGGGTTCTTCGACCGGGTGTTCATGCCCGGTTTTGCCTTCAAGGTCCACGGCAGGCACCACCCCTCCAATGAGCTACTGAAGGGCCGGACAGCCGAACTGCTGGTGACGATGGACACGCCGTCGAGATACTTCCGCTGGGTCTTCAAAGCCCCGGCCCATCGCCAGATGGTCAGAACGATCCTCGAATTCTGCGGGATCAAGACCACGCGACTGACCGAGTTTTCGCCGGTGCGCAGCTCTACCGAAGAGCAGCGCCAACAGTGGATTCGCGACGCTGAGGCGCTGGGCAAACGCTGA
- a CDS encoding class II fumarate hydratase, translating to MSRTETDSIGPIEVPEDAYWGAQTQRSLINFAIGQERMPLPVVHALALIKKAAARVNNRNGDLPTDIANLIEQSADEVLQGQLDDQFPLVVWQTGSGTQSNMNVNEVIAGRANELAGGVRGGKSPVHPNDHVNRSQSSNDCFPTAMHIAAVQAVKEQLLPAIAELSSGLSEQSSRHMKLVKTGRTHMMDATPITFGQELSAYVAQLDYAEKSIRAALPAVCELAQGGTAVGTGLNSPHGFAEAVAAELAALSGLPFVTAPNKFAALAGHEPLTALSGALKTLAVTLMKIANDLRLLGSGPRAGLAEVRLPANEPGSSIMPGKVNPTQCEALSMLACQVMGNDTTITFAASQGHLQLNVFKPVIIHNLLQSIRLLGDGCRNFNEHCIAGMEPDAAKMAEHLERGLMLVTALNPHIGYDKSAQIAKKAYSEGLTLREAALQLGLLTDAEFDAWVRPEKMLEAGSNG from the coding sequence GTGAGCCGTACCGAAACCGACAGCATAGGTCCGATCGAAGTCCCCGAAGACGCTTACTGGGGGGCGCAGACACAACGCTCTCTGATCAATTTCGCCATTGGCCAGGAGCGTATGCCGCTGCCGGTAGTGCACGCGCTGGCACTGATCAAAAAAGCCGCCGCGCGGGTCAACAACCGCAACGGCGACTTGCCCACCGACATCGCCAACCTGATCGAGCAGTCCGCCGACGAAGTGCTGCAAGGCCAGCTCGACGACCAGTTTCCCCTGGTGGTCTGGCAGACCGGCAGCGGCACGCAAAGCAACATGAACGTCAACGAAGTCATCGCCGGTCGTGCCAACGAACTGGCGGGTGGAGTTCGCGGCGGCAAGTCGCCGGTTCACCCCAACGATCACGTCAACCGCTCGCAAAGCTCAAACGACTGCTTCCCCACTGCCATGCACATCGCGGCCGTGCAAGCGGTGAAAGAGCAACTGCTGCCGGCGATCGCCGAACTGTCCAGCGGGCTGTCCGAGCAATCTTCACGGCACATGAAGCTGGTGAAAACCGGCCGCACGCACATGATGGATGCCACGCCGATCACCTTCGGCCAGGAGCTCTCGGCCTACGTCGCTCAGCTCGACTACGCCGAAAAGAGCATCCGCGCCGCGCTGCCGGCCGTGTGTGAGCTGGCCCAGGGCGGCACCGCCGTCGGCACCGGCCTCAACTCGCCCCACGGATTCGCTGAAGCAGTCGCCGCCGAACTGGCTGCGCTGTCCGGCCTGCCCTTCGTTACCGCGCCGAACAAGTTTGCCGCGCTGGCCGGGCATGAGCCGCTGACCGCGCTGTCCGGCGCGCTGAAAACCCTTGCCGTGACCCTGATGAAGATCGCCAACGACCTGCGCCTGCTGGGTTCCGGCCCCCGTGCGGGCTTGGCCGAAGTCAGGCTACCGGCCAACGAGCCGGGCAGTTCGATCATGCCGGGCAAGGTCAACCCGACCCAGTGCGAGGCGCTGTCGATGCTGGCGTGTCAGGTCATGGGCAACGACACCACGATCACCTTCGCCGCCAGCCAGGGCCACCTGCAACTGAACGTGTTCAAGCCGGTGATCATCCACAACCTGCTGCAATCGATCCGCTTGCTGGGCGATGGCTGCCGCAACTTCAACGAGCACTGCATTGCCGGCATGGAACCGGATGCCGCCAAGATGGCCGAGCATCTGGAACGCGGCCTGATGCTGGTGACCGCGCTGAACCCGCACATCGGCTACGACAAGTCGGCGCAGATCGCCAAGAAAGCCTACAGCGAAGGCCTGACCCTGCGCGAAGCGGCGCTGCAACTGGGCTTGCTCACCGACGCCGAGTTCGACGCCTGGGTGCGCCCGGAAAAAATGCTCGAGGCCGGCAGCAATGGCTGA
- a CDS encoding LysR family transcriptional regulator: MPSALPDLKLLRIFACVVRHQGFASAQQELNLSTSAISTYMSQLESALGIVLCHRGRGGFSLTSKGELFHQETLRLLGELEGFELYAAALKGELRGTLNLGVLDSTVSDRALPFAEVIGAYSAEHPAVHLHLAVMSPYELQLGVLDNRLDLAIGSFSTRMNGLLYQPLYREQHWLYCSNRHTLYAERRIPEPVITQQRMVGRGYWSQAELARHGFKHSAATVESMEAQLILVLSGAYIGYLPEHYAQSWVDSGHLRVLLPATFGYQAPFSMILRRGRSREPLIQTFRDLLKAQLNPL, encoded by the coding sequence ATGCCCAGCGCGCTCCCCGACCTCAAATTGCTGCGCATCTTCGCCTGCGTCGTGCGCCATCAGGGCTTTGCGAGTGCCCAGCAGGAACTTAACCTGTCGACGTCGGCGATCAGCACCTACATGAGCCAGCTGGAATCGGCGCTGGGCATCGTGCTGTGCCATCGGGGGCGCGGCGGGTTCAGCCTGACCAGCAAGGGCGAGCTGTTTCATCAGGAAACCCTGCGCCTGCTCGGCGAGCTGGAAGGCTTCGAACTCTACGCCGCCGCGCTCAAGGGCGAGCTGCGCGGCACGCTCAATCTCGGTGTGCTGGACTCGACGGTCAGTGACCGCGCACTGCCATTTGCGGAAGTCATCGGCGCCTACAGTGCGGAGCATCCGGCCGTGCATTTGCACCTTGCAGTGATGAGTCCCTACGAACTGCAGCTGGGCGTGCTGGATAACCGGCTTGACCTGGCAATCGGGTCGTTTTCCACGCGCATGAACGGCCTGCTCTATCAGCCGCTGTACCGCGAGCAGCACTGGCTGTACTGCAGCAATCGCCACACGCTGTATGCCGAACGGCGCATCCCGGAACCTGTGATCACCCAACAACGCATGGTCGGACGGGGCTACTGGAGCCAGGCCGAACTGGCTCGCCACGGCTTCAAGCACAGCGCCGCGACGGTCGAGAGTATGGAGGCGCAGCTGATTCTGGTGCTGTCCGGCGCGTATATCGGTTATTTGCCCGAGCACTATGCGCAATCGTGGGTGGATTCCGGGCACTTGCGGGTCTTGCTGCCGGCGACCTTTGGCTATCAGGCGCCGTTTTCGATGATCCTGCGTCGCGGGCGCAGCCGTGAGCCGCTGATTCAGACCTTTCGCGATCTGCTGAAAGCGCAGCTCAATCCACTGTAG
- the speB gene encoding agmatinase yields the protein MDKIFHQPLGGNEMPRFAGIATMMRLPHLQTPAGLDAAFVGVPLDIGTSLRPGTRFGPREIRAESVMIRPYNMATGAAPFDSLSVADIGDVAINTFNLLDAVRIIEEAYDGFLEHGIIPLTLGGDHTITLPILRAMKKKHGKVGLVHIDAHADVNDHMFGEKIAHGTTFRRAVEEGLLDCDRVVQIGLRAQGYTAEDFNWSRKQGFRVVQAEECWHKSLAPLMAEVREKVGGGPVYLSFDIDGIDPAWAPGTGTPEIGGLTTIQAIEIIRGCQGLDLIGCDLVEVSPPYDTTGNTSLLGANLLYEMLCVLPGVAHR from the coding sequence GTGGACAAGATTTTCCATCAACCACTGGGCGGCAACGAAATGCCGCGTTTCGCCGGCATCGCCACCATGATGCGCTTGCCGCACCTGCAAACGCCGGCAGGCCTGGATGCAGCTTTCGTCGGCGTGCCGCTGGACATTGGCACCTCGTTGCGCCCGGGCACCCGTTTTGGTCCTCGGGAAATCCGCGCCGAATCAGTGATGATTCGCCCCTACAACATGGCCACCGGCGCTGCGCCCTTTGATTCGCTGTCAGTGGCGGACATCGGCGACGTGGCGATCAACACGTTCAATCTGCTGGATGCCGTGCGCATTATTGAAGAGGCCTACGACGGTTTTCTCGAGCACGGCATCATCCCGCTGACCCTCGGCGGCGATCACACCATCACGCTGCCGATCCTGCGCGCCATGAAGAAGAAACACGGCAAGGTCGGGCTGGTGCACATCGACGCCCATGCGGACGTCAACGATCACATGTTCGGCGAGAAGATCGCCCACGGCACCACGTTCCGCCGGGCGGTGGAGGAAGGTCTGCTGGATTGCGATCGCGTGGTTCAGATCGGTTTGCGTGCCCAGGGCTATACCGCCGAAGATTTCAACTGGAGCCGCAAGCAAGGGTTCCGCGTGGTGCAGGCCGAGGAATGCTGGCACAAGTCGCTGGCGCCACTGATGGCCGAAGTGCGCGAGAAGGTGGGCGGCGGTCCGGTGTACCTGAGTTTCGACATCGACGGCATTGACCCGGCCTGGGCCCCGGGCACTGGCACACCAGAGATCGGCGGGCTGACCACCATTCAGGCGATCGAGATCATTCGTGGGTGCCAGGGGCTGGATCTGATTGGCTGCGACCTTGTTGAAGTCTCGCCACCCTATGACACCACCGGCAACACCTCGCTGCTGGGCGCCAACCTGCTCTATGAAATGCTCTGTGTGCTGCCGGGCGTGGCGCACCGCTGA
- a CDS encoding tRNA-uridine aminocarboxypropyltransferase yields the protein MSRARCERCLRPTDHCLCALIPSLGSRTRVLILQHPSEVNHALNTARLAALGLKNAELHVGEVFEDLARWLSRPGYRACLLFPGEEAVSLTAISANDVPVLLVVPDGTWRKARKLLHLNPLLAELPRVVLTNAPPSRYRLRKAPGPDALSTLEAIAHALHTLEPETSFEGLLRPFDALIDGQIAAMGEETFRRNHS from the coding sequence ATGTCCCGTGCCCGCTGCGAACGCTGCCTGCGTCCAACCGATCATTGCCTGTGTGCGCTGATACCTTCGTTGGGCAGCCGGACGCGGGTGTTGATCCTGCAGCACCCCAGCGAAGTCAATCACGCGCTCAACACGGCGCGCCTCGCAGCCCTTGGCTTGAAGAATGCGGAGCTGCACGTAGGAGAGGTGTTCGAGGATCTGGCCCGGTGGCTAAGCCGGCCCGGTTACCGAGCCTGTTTGCTATTCCCGGGGGAGGAGGCCGTTTCCCTGACAGCCATCAGTGCCAACGATGTGCCCGTGCTGCTTGTGGTACCCGATGGCACCTGGCGCAAGGCGCGCAAGCTGCTGCACCTCAATCCGTTGTTGGCGGAGCTGCCCAGAGTGGTGCTGACAAACGCGCCGCCGTCACGCTATAGGCTGCGCAAGGCGCCGGGTCCCGACGCATTGTCGACGCTGGAGGCGATCGCCCATGCGCTGCACACGCTGGAGCCGGAGACGTCATTCGAAGGCTTGTTGCGTCCGTTCGATGCGCTGATCGACGGACAGATTGCGGCAATGGGTGAAGAGACTTTCCGCCGCAATCATTCGTAA
- a CDS encoding DUF6316 family protein, with protein MLSKREQDPAPTVRFRSDRVSRVNGQYFFSTRENTLEGPFMSKEDAARETEAYILRMQAARPYQSALPSSLHS; from the coding sequence ATGTTAAGCAAGCGTGAACAAGATCCAGCACCCACCGTACGTTTCCGCAGCGACCGTGTTTCCCGTGTCAATGGCCAGTATTTCTTCAGCACGCGGGAAAATACCCTCGAAGGTCCCTTCATGAGCAAGGAAGACGCTGCGCGGGAAACCGAGGCCTACATTCTTCGCATGCAGGCAGCCAGGCCTTATCAGTCGGCCCTGCCCTCTTCGCTCCACAGCTGA